The proteins below are encoded in one region of Pseudomonas sp. SCB32:
- a CDS encoding phosphodiesterase, which produces MQIISHRGYWLEKPERNLKVAFERSFDLDFGTETDVRDVAGRLVISHDMPDGSEMSLDELLQIMAGRNLPLAMNIKADGLCEPLKAAFEAHGHSNWFVFDMAVPDMRSYLAAGIRTYTRLSEVEPAPAWLNEADGIWLDSFGSEWYSHQQLADLLATGKQVCVVSSELHGREHLAQWQLLAEFRGAVNLTLCTDLPEAARSFFKD; this is translated from the coding sequence ATGCAGATCATCAGCCATCGCGGCTACTGGCTGGAGAAGCCTGAGCGCAATCTGAAGGTGGCATTCGAGCGCTCCTTCGACCTGGATTTCGGCACCGAGACCGACGTGCGCGATGTCGCCGGGCGCCTGGTCATTTCCCATGACATGCCCGACGGCAGCGAGATGTCCCTGGATGAGCTGCTGCAGATCATGGCCGGGCGCAACCTGCCGCTGGCCATGAACATCAAGGCCGACGGCCTGTGCGAGCCGCTCAAGGCAGCGTTCGAGGCCCATGGCCACAGCAACTGGTTCGTTTTCGACATGGCCGTGCCGGACATGCGCAGCTACCTCGCCGCGGGTATCCGCACCTATACGCGCCTGAGCGAAGTCGAGCCGGCCCCCGCATGGCTGAACGAGGCCGATGGCATCTGGCTGGATAGCTTCGGCAGTGAGTGGTACTCGCACCAGCAACTCGCCGATCTGCTCGCCACTGGCAAGCAGGTATGTGTCGTTTCCTCCGAGCTGCATGGCCGCGAGCACCTGGCCCAGTGGCAATTGCTGGCCGAATTCCGGGGTGCGGTGAATCTGACGCTGTGCACCGATCTGCCTGAAGCCGCTCGATCTTTCTTCAAGGACTGA
- a CDS encoding glycosyltransferase family 2 protein: MLNIVVPMAGAGSRFAVAGYKDPKPLIPVHCVPMIKVVIDNLTPACEHRFIFICQAAHVEAYGLKDKLQAWAPGCAIVELNGLTEGAACTVYAAKELIDSDDPVMIANSDQYVDIDINDYLRAMEEQQADGLIMTMKADDPKWSFVGFDDGGRIDRVIEKEVISDEATVGIYNFRSGRQLIAAIESMFDKNLRVNGEFYVAPAYNEMIGDDAHIVHYSIGSEGAGMYGLGIPADLNLFLSLPVSQAATAGR; encoded by the coding sequence ATGCTCAACATAGTAGTTCCCATGGCAGGTGCCGGCAGCCGTTTCGCGGTTGCAGGTTACAAGGATCCCAAGCCCCTGATTCCGGTGCATTGCGTACCGATGATCAAGGTAGTGATCGATAACCTCACCCCGGCCTGCGAGCACCGCTTCATCTTCATCTGCCAGGCTGCCCATGTTGAGGCCTACGGCCTGAAAGACAAGCTGCAGGCTTGGGCGCCGGGTTGTGCCATCGTCGAGTTGAACGGGCTCACCGAAGGTGCGGCGTGCACGGTTTACGCCGCCAAGGAGCTGATCGATTCCGACGACCCGGTAATGATCGCCAACAGCGATCAGTATGTGGACATCGATATCAATGATTATCTGCGCGCGATGGAAGAGCAGCAGGCCGATGGCCTGATCATGACCATGAAAGCCGACGATCCGAAGTGGTCCTTCGTCGGCTTCGATGACGGCGGCCGCATCGACCGCGTCATCGAGAAGGAAGTCATCTCTGATGAGGCGACCGTGGGCATCTACAACTTCCGCAGCGGCCGCCAGTTGATCGCCGCCATCGAGTCGATGTTCGACAAGAACCTGCGCGTGAACGGCGAGTTCTACGTGGCGCCAGCCTACAACGAGATGATCGGCGACGATGCCCATATCGTGCACTACAGCATCGGGTCCGAAGGCGCAGGCATGTATGGCCTGGGCATTCCCGCGGACCTGAACCTGTTCCTCAGCCTGCCGGTGAGCCAGGCGGCCACCGCAGGGCGCTGA